The Bernardetia litoralis DSM 6794 genome includes a window with the following:
- a CDS encoding M28 family peptidase: protein MATFSLYFGFYSIKKYSFMFSNFSRLVFSSFLLFGLVSCDGTSTTETTTTTTNPVQEKPLLPVPAFNQDSAYHFVEEQVAFGARFPNSEAHQKTGDYIINKLKRFDKINVQVQNFTAAAFDGKMLSGRNIMASFNPEIKKRVLLAAHWDTRPFADQDDERTDEPILGANDGGSGVGILLEIARTLSVSTEQPQIGIDMIFFDLEDYGDNSTPNSYCLGSQHWGKNKMPENYTAYYGILLDMAGAKNAKFAQEGYSMQTAPSVVKNVWNMAHRIGYGGFFPFQQVSPITDDHVYVNQLTNIPMIDIIEYSTEGKGYFGSYWHTHDDNMDVIGKETLKAVGQTVTHVIYNEENKAQ from the coding sequence ATGGCTACCTTTAGCCTTTATTTTGGATTTTATTCTATCAAAAAATATAGTTTTATGTTTTCTAATTTTTCACGCTTGGTATTTTCTTCTTTTCTTCTTTTTGGTTTAGTTTCTTGTGATGGAACTTCTACTACCGAAACCACCACAACTACTACAAATCCAGTTCAAGAAAAACCACTTTTACCTGTTCCTGCTTTCAATCAAGATTCTGCCTATCATTTTGTAGAAGAACAAGTTGCTTTTGGCGCACGTTTTCCAAATAGTGAAGCACACCAAAAAACAGGAGATTATATTATTAATAAACTAAAAAGGTTTGATAAAATAAACGTACAAGTTCAGAATTTTACGGCAGCAGCTTTTGATGGAAAAATGCTTTCTGGACGTAATATTATGGCTTCATTCAATCCAGAAATAAAAAAACGTGTTTTGTTGGCTGCTCACTGGGACACTCGTCCGTTTGCAGACCAAGACGATGAACGCACAGATGAACCAATTTTAGGCGCAAATGATGGAGGAAGTGGAGTCGGAATTTTATTAGAAATTGCTCGTACTTTATCGGTTTCAACTGAGCAGCCACAAATAGGAATTGATATGATTTTCTTTGACTTGGAAGATTATGGAGATAACTCTACTCCTAATTCGTACTGTTTAGGTTCTCAACATTGGGGCAAAAATAAAATGCCTGAAAATTATACAGCTTATTATGGGATTTTGTTAGATATGGCTGGTGCAAAAAATGCAAAATTTGCTCAAGAAGGATATTCTATGCAAACTGCTCCTTCCGTAGTAAAAAATGTTTGGAATATGGCGCACCGAATTGGTTATGGTGGATTTTTTCCTTTCCAACAAGTTTCTCCTATTACAGATGACCACGTTTATGTAAATCAGCTTACAAATATTCCGATGATTGATATTATTGAATATTCAACAGAAGGAAAAGGATATTTTGGAAGTTATTGGCATACACACGACGATAATATGGACGTAATTGGAAAAGAAACGCTAAAAGCTGTCGGACAAACAGTAACCCATGTTATTTATAATGAAGAAAATAAGGCGCAGTAA